A genomic region of Pseudomonas migulae contains the following coding sequences:
- the greB gene encoding transcription elongation factor GreB, producing the protein MSRYRPPRTAGTALITPEGEARMRAEFHELWHVRRPQVTQSVSEAAAQGDRSENAEYTYGKKMLREIDSRVRFLTKRLEALKVVSEKPSDPNKVYFGAWVTIEDEDGKESRYRIVGPDELDLKLGLISIDSPLARALIGKALDAEVRVQTPTGEQCVYIVAIEYP; encoded by the coding sequence ATGAGCCGTTATCGCCCTCCCCGCACCGCTGGCACCGCGCTGATCACCCCCGAAGGTGAAGCGCGGATGCGGGCCGAGTTTCATGAGCTCTGGCATGTGCGCCGACCGCAAGTCACGCAATCGGTCAGCGAGGCGGCGGCGCAAGGTGATCGCTCCGAGAACGCCGAATACACCTACGGCAAAAAGATGCTGCGCGAGATCGACAGCCGCGTTCGTTTCCTGACCAAACGCCTGGAAGCACTCAAGGTGGTCAGCGAAAAGCCCAGCGATCCGAACAAGGTCTACTTCGGCGCCTGGGTCACAATCGAGGACGAGGACGGCAAGGAGTCGCGTTACCGCATCGTCGGCCCGGATGAACTGGACTTGAAACTGGGCCTGATCAGTATCGACTCACCCTTGGCACGCGCCCTGATCGGCAAGGCGCTGGACGCTGAAGTTCGCGTCCAGACACCGACTGGCGAGCAGTGCGTGTACATCGTGGCGATTGAATACCCCTAG
- a CDS encoding class I SAM-dependent methyltransferase translates to MNALNPVVRPAPITAHLTQRNPKILLGGKHQPTLLRYLDGWPRRTGGPAAFLIQFVEDGESLARFASDSFDLAVIQSPSLEEAPEVIKQLTRVARQGLITRR, encoded by the coding sequence ATGAATGCACTAAACCCCGTTGTACGCCCCGCGCCGATCACGGCACACCTCACCCAGCGCAATCCAAAAATCCTGCTTGGCGGCAAACACCAGCCGACGCTCTTGCGTTATCTGGATGGCTGGCCACGTCGTACCGGTGGGCCCGCAGCGTTCCTGATCCAGTTTGTCGAAGACGGTGAATCGCTGGCCCGATTTGCCAGCGACAGTTTCGACCTGGCAGTGATTCAGTCGCCCAGCCTCGAAGAAGCGCCGGAAGTGATCAAGCAGCTGACACGCGTTGCCCGCCAAGGGTTGATCACCCGCCGTTAA
- a CDS encoding ABC transporter permease — MARLPLLRLFSLALRQLLRDARAGELRVLFFALLVAVAASTAIGYFGARLNGAMMLRATEFLGADLLLEGSSPARPEQIKSGTELGLEHAQVVEFSSVIATDNGIQLSSIKAADEVYPLRGELKSAPAPFAPEESGGGPKPGEAWVEARLLTALDLKIGDSIDVGMRTLKLARVLTYEPDRAGNFYSLTPRVLINLSDLAATGVVQPGSRVSYRELWRGKAEALETYRQLIKPGLAANQRIQDARDGNRQIGGALGKAERYLNMASLVAVLLSGVAVALSATRFATRRFDASALLRCLGLSRRETMVLFSLQLTVLGLLASISGALIGWLAQLGLFALLHDLLPTDVPPGGLFPAIAGIGTGLVALAGFALPPLAALGRVPPLRVLRRDMLPIPSSTWMVYGAALGALGLIMWRLSLDLVLTFALLGGGVIAALVLGGLLLLLLKSLRRMLARASLPWRLGLGQLLRHPLAAAGQSLAFGLILLSMALIALLRGELLDTWQNQLPKNAPNYFALNILPADKQAFTDRLIELSAQSAPLYPVVPGRLISINGEPVRDIVSKDSAGDRAIQRDLSLTWAADLPAGNKLTAGNWWSEQPVDDVPGVSVEGKVAESLKLKLGDHMVFTVGGANREAKVTSLREINWDNFQPNFFMIFQPGTLKDLPATYLTSFYLAAGHDQQIVDLSRAFPAVTILQVEALLAQLRSILAQVTLAVEYVLLFVLAAGMAVLFSGLQATLDERIRQGALLRALGAERQLLVKARRIEFGLLGAVSGLLAALGSELVSLVLYRYAFDLPWHPHPWLLVLPLIGAVLIGGAGVFGTRRALNASPLTVLREG, encoded by the coding sequence ATGGCACGCTTGCCGCTGTTGCGCCTGTTCAGTCTCGCCCTCCGCCAATTGCTGCGCGACGCCCGCGCCGGCGAGTTGCGGGTGTTGTTCTTCGCCTTGCTGGTGGCGGTGGCGGCGAGTACCGCCATCGGTTACTTCGGTGCCCGCCTGAACGGCGCCATGATGCTGCGCGCCACCGAATTCCTTGGCGCCGACCTGCTGCTCGAGGGCAGCTCACCGGCGCGGCCCGAACAGATCAAAAGCGGGACGGAGCTGGGCCTCGAACATGCGCAGGTGGTGGAATTCTCCAGTGTCATCGCCACTGACAATGGCATTCAGCTGTCCAGTATCAAAGCCGCCGACGAGGTCTATCCCCTGCGCGGCGAACTGAAAAGCGCCCCCGCCCCCTTTGCACCGGAAGAGTCCGGGGGCGGACCGAAACCCGGTGAGGCCTGGGTCGAGGCACGATTGCTGACCGCACTGGACCTGAAGATCGGCGACAGCATCGACGTCGGCATGCGCACCCTGAAACTGGCGCGAGTGCTGACTTACGAACCGGATCGCGCCGGCAATTTCTACAGCCTGACGCCGCGCGTGCTGATCAACCTCAGCGACCTCGCCGCCACCGGCGTGGTGCAACCCGGCAGCCGCGTCAGTTACCGCGAACTCTGGCGCGGCAAAGCCGAAGCGCTGGAAACCTATCGCCAACTGATCAAACCCGGCCTCGCCGCCAACCAGCGCATCCAGGATGCGCGCGATGGCAACCGGCAGATTGGCGGCGCGCTGGGCAAGGCCGAACGTTACTTGAACATGGCGAGCCTGGTGGCGGTGCTGTTGTCCGGTGTCGCGGTGGCGCTGTCGGCAACACGCTTCGCAACCCGCCGCTTCGATGCCAGCGCGTTATTGCGCTGCCTCGGGCTGTCCCGCCGGGAAACCATGGTCCTGTTCAGTTTGCAGCTGACGGTGCTCGGCCTGTTGGCCAGCATCAGCGGCGCGTTGATTGGCTGGCTGGCGCAGCTGGGCCTGTTCGCGCTGCTGCATGATTTGTTGCCCACCGACGTTCCACCGGGCGGCCTGTTTCCGGCAATCGCCGGGATCGGCACCGGGCTGGTGGCGCTGGCCGGTTTTGCCTTGCCGCCACTGGCCGCATTGGGTCGGGTTCCGCCATTGCGGGTTTTGCGCCGCGACATGCTGCCGATTCCTTCCAGCACCTGGATGGTCTACGGCGCGGCATTGGGCGCTCTCGGGCTGATCATGTGGCGCCTGAGCCTGGACCTGGTGCTGACCTTCGCCCTGCTCGGCGGTGGCGTGATTGCGGCGCTGGTGTTGGGTGGCTTGCTGTTGCTGCTGCTGAAAAGCCTGCGCCGGATGCTCGCGCGTGCTTCGTTGCCGTGGCGCCTCGGGTTGGGTCAATTGCTGCGTCATCCACTGGCGGCGGCAGGCCAATCCCTGGCCTTCGGTTTGATTCTACTGTCCATGGCGTTGATCGCCTTGCTGCGCGGTGAGCTGCTGGACACCTGGCAAAACCAGTTGCCGAAAAACGCGCCGAACTACTTCGCGCTGAACATTCTGCCGGCCGACAAACAGGCCTTCACCGATCGCCTGATCGAACTGTCGGCGCAATCGGCGCCTCTGTACCCGGTGGTGCCGGGACGTTTGATCAGCATCAACGGCGAGCCGGTTCGGGACATCGTCAGCAAAGACTCGGCCGGAGATCGGGCGATCCAGCGCGACCTGAGCCTGACCTGGGCGGCGGACCTGCCCGCAGGTAACAAGCTCACGGCGGGAAACTGGTGGAGCGAACAGCCTGTAGACGACGTTCCCGGCGTGTCAGTAGAAGGCAAAGTCGCCGAAAGCCTGAAGCTCAAGCTGGGCGATCATATGGTGTTTACCGTCGGCGGGGCCAATCGCGAAGCGAAAGTCACCAGCCTGCGGGAGATCAACTGGGACAACTTCCAGCCGAACTTCTTCATGATCTTCCAACCGGGAACATTGAAGGACTTACCGGCGACTTACCTGACCAGCTTCTATCTGGCGGCCGGTCATGATCAGCAGATTGTCGACCTGTCCCGCGCCTTTCCGGCGGTGACCATCCTGCAAGTCGAAGCCTTGCTTGCGCAACTGCGCAGCATCCTCGCCCAGGTCACCCTGGCGGTGGAATACGTGCTGTTGTTCGTGCTGGCAGCGGGGATGGCGGTGCTGTTCTCGGGTCTGCAAGCGACGCTGGATGAACGCATTCGTCAAGGCGCCTTGTTGCGAGCGCTGGGGGCCGAACGACAATTGCTGGTCAAGGCCCGGCGAATCGAGTTCGGTCTGCTCGGCGCGGTCAGCGGACTGCTGGCAGCGCTGGGTTCGGAACTGGTCAGCCTGGTGCTGTACCGTTACGCGTTCGATCTGCCCTGGCACCCACATCCATGGCTGTTGGTACTGCCATTGATCGGTGCCGTGCTGATCGGTGGTGCCGGTGTGTTCGGCACTCGCCGGGCGTTGAACGCCAGCCCCCTGACAGTGTTGCGCGAGGGTTGA
- a CDS encoding DoxX family protein, producing the protein MSSLINKVLFTRAGYGLTVLRIFVGIIFAAHGAQKLFGAFGGYGLAGTAQYMESIGLAPGYLMATLAGGTEFFGGLALIIGLLVRPAALGLTFLSLVAIFSVHLPNGLFMANNGYEFALALLGGSIAVLIEGAGKLSADRAIAG; encoded by the coding sequence ATGAGCTCACTGATCAACAAGGTACTGTTTACCCGCGCTGGCTACGGCCTGACTGTTTTGCGGATCTTCGTCGGTATCATCTTCGCAGCCCACGGCGCGCAGAAACTCTTCGGGGCGTTCGGTGGTTACGGCCTGGCCGGCACCGCGCAGTACATGGAGAGTATCGGCCTGGCGCCGGGCTACCTGATGGCGACGCTGGCGGGCGGTACCGAGTTCTTCGGCGGTCTGGCCTTGATCATCGGCTTGCTGGTCCGTCCGGCAGCCCTCGGCCTGACCTTCCTCTCGCTGGTGGCGATTTTCTCGGTACACCTTCCTAACGGATTGTTCATGGCCAACAACGGTTATGAATTCGCCCTGGCCCTGCTCGGTGGCAGCATCGCGGTGCTGATCGAAGGCGCCGGCAAACTGTCGGCCGACCGCGCCATCGCTGGCTGA